A region of the Oncorhynchus clarkii lewisi isolate Uvic-CL-2024 chromosome 4, UVic_Ocla_1.0, whole genome shotgun sequence genome:
CATATTTTAAAGATCTGTTTTGCACTTAGCAGTTGGAGACGTGTTGTTGAGAGTAATGTTTATCACAATCTAAGGACTCCAGGGTGCCTATTTTCACCTGTAGCAGAAGATTTACGCAGGGTTTGGAACAATTTGGggctttaaaatgttattttggcTATGACAAGAAATTCGTACTGTGCTGATTGTGTCAATATTGCACATTAATTACAATGGTTTGGCATGGCACTGCAGGCTACATCTAGAGCATGTTAAATCGTAAAAGCGTTAGATTATGAAAGGTCTCTTCGAACACCTGTTAAAACAGATTTGATTGGGTAACAAGCCCACACCGACTTTCTATGCAGGCTGTCCTGAAGCTACTGGCAGTTGTGTGAAAACAATAGCGACAGCTTCCCATTCATTTCACACCTAATAGGTGAAAAAACATCTGCTACAGAGGTGTTTTTTTAACCATGACAAGCTACTAAAGGTTATTTAAATTACCAGCAAATTGTTTGCAACAATTTGTTTGCAAAAATGTGTGTTAAATCTCCATTTAACATAACACTGATTACAGCGATATGGTGTAGAAGCCATTGTTAGATGGTTAAAACCAAATGTGTGACTCAGTCTATTCTACCTTCAAGGTTTCAGCTATAATGTAAAAAGTAACTATGACATTCAACACTGTCAGTCACAAAACGGGCAATCACTAGAATTCTGACAGACCCCCAAAAAATTGCTATCCGATTTAAAATCTTTATTAATCATTCTGCAAAAAGGACGGGAACTCTTATTTGGACAGACATTAAACAAAGTTGTGTAAACACAGCTGATGTGCTTCCAGAGCCACATCAAAAGAACGTGGCCCCTTTGGTGACATTCATTATTTTTTGTGTGCGTTAAAATAATTAAATTGACTGTGAACTTTTCTTTTTTTcatgtttctttttttatttatccaAGTCCATTTGATTGACATGTTGTGATTTAACATGGGCTCCTGTAAGTAATGAAAAGCTGTAGAGTTAGTAAAACATACAAAACAGCTGTGGAACAAGACAAGTTTGTGTTTCATTAAAGCAAGCTAACACTGTAATTGGTGTGCACAAGTCACATATTATCTTCATCTGTATCATCGCACTCTATAAAACTATTCCGAAGAACACCTAAAAGAATCATACTTATCTGCAAAGGACTAAACTGATCAATCTTATGAATGAAGATAGAACGCTGTGAAAAGAACAGACCGCCGACACAGTTTAGCTAATAAAGCTGTGTCTGTCACTTCTATCCGTCATCTATCTGCCTTACCTGGATTTCTTGTCTTATTTGATTCTAGTTGAAACAGACTGATCATATGTCATATATGTTTTGCCATCACAAAGGGGGGCCTTGTTGCACTACAATAATAATTACCATCAAATAAAATATACTTGGCAGACAAAGTAACTGCAGTTTGTAACTTTATAGTTTTTAACTACGTTATTTGgcagaaaaacagaaaaattgcACATTTTGGTTAACTGGGTTGTTTTAAACACTGTTCAGTCTCATCacaataaaataatgttttttttttttttttgggggggggggcgacaTGTAAAATACCTTTTCAACTTTACCATGATGTCACCAATTTTGAAATTGTACAATCTCAAtgtctttttcagttctgacagTACTCTAAAATGCTGATATTCTGATGTGTATAGAAATGATTTGTGAGGCTTCTTTACCATGGGCCCAGTGTGTTTCCAGGTTGCTGGCCTGTTGGTTCTGTCTCCCCTCAACCCTCTCTTTGGTCACAGTAAAGTGGTTCTTATCCGCATCATCCTTGTCCAACTTCCTCTTCCTCAAAAGCTTGCCTAAAGTGCTCCGGGAAGGTTCAATGACACCTCCtatctgtaataataataatacataatacattttACTTGCACCTTTCAAGATACCCAAAGACACTTACAgagtcaaataaaataaagataTTGAACATAagcaaatcaaatcgtatttgtcacatgcgccgaatacaactggtgtagactttaccgtgaaatgcttgcttatgagcccttcccaacgataaagagtaatatatatatatatatatatatatatatatatattagttgaagtcggaagtttacatacacttggttggagtcattaaaacttgtttttcaaccactgattattagaaaacccttttgcaattatgttagcacagctgaaaactgaaaactttttcagctgtgctaacataattgcaaaatggttttctaatgatcaattagccttttaaaattataaacttggattagctaacacaatgtggaacacaggagtgatggttgctgataattggcctctgtGCGCCTacatagatattccattaaaaatctgccatttccagcttcAATAATCATTTagaacattaacaatgtcgacactgtatttctgataaattttatgttattttaatgcacaaaacatgtgcttttctttcaaaaacaaggacttttctaagtgactccaaacttttgaatggtagcaTATACATTTAACttttactttttttatttatatatatataaaatagcaTGGTACCAATACAGCACAACAACAGTACCTCTATACTCTTCCTCTTAGGAAAGAAATCCTCTCTCTCAACTCCCTCCTGCCTGGGTGTATTTGCACTGGGATCCCATGGAGTGGGAGTGCCATTCTGGCCCAGCTGGCAGCCATGTTGGATCTTCACTGGGATCCCCATCGGTGTTAGGAAGAGCCCGTCGCTGCCAATGAACTTCTGGGAGATGATTGGTCGAGAGATTAACTGCTTCCTGTTCAGGTTTCAAATAAAACACAACAATGATATAGCCAGAGAGATACATGaaaaagtacaataaaataaaaatagccataatgaaaaataaatacaaattaagaCAAATTCAAAAAAAGAAATcctatctacagtaccagtcaaaggtttggacacacctactcattcaagggtttttctttattgttacagttttccacattgtagaataatagtgaagacatcaaaacaattaaataacgcatatggaatcatgtagtaagcaaaaaagtgttaaacaaaacaaaagagattttagattctttgccttgacgacagctttgcacattcttggcattctctcaaccagcttcacctgtaatgcttttccaacaatcttgaaggagttcccgcattttctgagcacttattggctgcttttccttcactctgcggtccaactcaacccaaaccatctcaattggaatGAAGtcaggtgattatggaggccaggtcatctgatgcaacactccatcactctccttcttggtctaataatacaccacctcctccatgcttcgcggtgggaaccacacatgcagagatcatacgttcacctactctgcgtctcaaaaagacacagcagttggaaccaaaaatctcaaatttagactcatcagaccaaaagacagatatccaccggtctaatgtccattgctcgtgtttcttggcccaagcaagtctcttcttcttattggtgtcctttggtagctgtttctttgcagcaatttgaccatgaaggcctgattcacgtagtctcctctgaacagttgatgttgagatgtatctgttacttgaaccctgtgaaacatttacttgggctgcaatttctgagcatgataactctaatgaacgtatcctctgcaacagaggtaaatctgggtcttcttttactgtggcggtcctcatgagagccagtttcatcatagtgcttgatggtttttgcaactgaacTTGAAGCAGCATTCAAAGATCtagaaatgttccgcattgaccgactttcatgtcttaaagaaatgatggactgttgtttctctgtcTATTTGATCTGTTTCTGTCatcatatggacttggtcttttaccaaatagggctatcttttgtataccaaccataccttgtcacaacacaactgattggctcaaatgaaaTTAATTCCTCTAATTACATTTTAATTTcatgagctggttgagagaatgccaagagtgtataaagctgtcatcaaggcaaagggtggctactttgaagaatcttaaatctatttttatttttttattttacctttatttaactaggcaagtcaattaagaacaaattcttattttcaatgacggcctattcttcttttggcaaactccaagcggcctgtcatgtgccttttactgaggagtggcttccatttggccactctaccataaaggcctgattggtggagtgctgcagagatggttgaccgtttggaaggttctcccatctccacagaggaactctggagctctgtcagagtgaccatcaggttcttggtcaccttcctgaccaaggcccttctcccccgattgctcagtttggttgggcGGCAAGCttgaggaagagtcttggtggttccaaacttcttccatttaagaatgttggagaccactgtgttcttgggaatcttcaatgctgcagacatgttttggtccCCTTCCCCAAAACAGTgtctagacacaatcctgtctcgaagctctacggacaattccttcgaccttgtggcttggtttttgctctgacatgcactgtcaactgtgggaccttatatagaaaggtgtatgcctttccaaatcatgtccaatcaattgaatttactacaggtagactccaatcaagttgtagaaacatctcaaggatgaccaatggaaacaggatgcacctgaggtcaataTCGAGTCTCATATTTTCTTTTtacttaatacattttagaataaggctgtaacgtaacaaaacgtggaaaaagtcaaggggtctgaatactttccgaaggcactgtatatatacatatatatacaaactacatgaccaaaattaAGCAGACACCCtactcatcgaacatctcattccaaaatcttgGGCATTAATAAATGCGGAAGACACCCCTTTTGCTGCTACAatatcctccactcttctgggaaggctttccactagatgttggaacattgctgtggggacttgcttccattcagccacaagagtattagtgaggtccgGCTCTGATGATGCGTGTTtatgcctggctcgcagtcaacattccaattcatcccaaaggagtTCAAAGGGGTTGAGGTGAGGAACCTgagcagaccagtcaagttcttatacaccgatctcgacaaatcatttctgtgtggacctcaTGTTGTggacgggggcattgtcatgttgaaacaggaaagggccttcccgaaattattgccacaatgttggaagcacagagttgtcttgaatgtcattgtatgctgtaacattaagatttccctttactggaactaatgggcctaaccatgaaaaacagccccagaccattattactcctccaccaaactttacagttggcactatgcattggggcaggcacTATGATtgcattctgtgagcttgtgtagcctaccactctgcggctgagtcgttgttgctcctagatgtttccacctcacaataaccacacttacagttgaccagggcagctctagcagggcagaaatttgacgaactgacttgttggaaagatggcaacctatgacagtgccacattgaaagtcactgagctcttcagtactggcaattctactgccagtgtgtgtctatggagattgcatggttgtgtgcttggCCATGTAGTATATATACAAATTATACTAATTTTGTGTCAttgatttacacacaataccccataatgtcaaagtggaatttagcTTGAAGAACATTTTAGAAATCCATCcgaaattaaaagctgaaatgtcttgagttaataaGCATTGAGTTAATGAGcatgaaaaaaaaacagacattgaatatccctttgagcattgtgatgctattaattacaatttggatggtgtatcaatacacccagtcactacaaagataaaggcgtccttcctaactcagttgccggagaggaatgaAACCacttagggatttcaccatgaggctaatggtgactttaaaacagttacagagtttaatagctgCGATAGGAGTAacgtgaggatggatcaacaacattgtaattactccaaAATAGTAACCTAAttcacagagtgaaaagaagtaaGCCTGTACAGACATCCTGTTTGCTATAAGGCACTAAAGAAACTACAATTCGGCAAAGAAatttactttatgtcctgaacacaaagcgttatgtttggggcaaatccaacacaacacatcacacatcacatttTTTTTCAAGAacagtggtggctgcattatgttatgggtatgcttgtaattgtttaggactggggagtttttccaggaTAAAAAGTACCGGAAtggaactaagcacaggcaaaatcgtagaggaaaacctggttcagtctgctttccaccagacactgggagattaatgtACCTTTCAGGGCAAATCTACACTtgagttgcttatcaagaagacagtgaatgttcccgagtggccgagttacagttttgacttaaatctgcttgaaaatctatggcaagacctgaaaatggctgtctagcaatgatcaacaaccaatttgagcttgaagaattttgaaaagaataatgcacaatccaggtgtggagaCTTAccataaagactcacagctgtaatcactgccaaatatgATTCTACAAAGTACtgtctcaggggtgtgaatacttaaatTACATAAATTAGATATGTCTGTagtttttcaataaattagcaaaaacatttaaaaacatattCACTTTGCCatgatgggttattgtgtgtagatggttagaaaaaaatatattcaacACATTTTGGATTCaggcacaacaaaatgtggaataagtcaaggggtatgaatactttctgaagacactgtatacaTGATATAGGTTAGAATATTGTATTACATCCCTTAAAGGTGTGGACAGTAATTTTTTCGAGGAAATGTTTACAGTACCTGTTGAGAATCTGGAGGATGTTCTGGTGTTCCTGCTCGTCCTTTAGCAGCTCATTGagaatacacactggactcttacTGGTGCTGGTGCTGGTCTTCCCTATTCGCTTCAGGTGGCCCCTCACGTGGTTGGAGAGGCCTGTCTTGGTGTCGAACCAGCCCCAGCACAGGGGACAGGTGTGCTCCGCCTGAGACTCCGGCTTCTCAGCTGAAACATGGAGATCATAAAAAAGGTTACGTTTTAACTATCTACATTTACATGTATTGCTCTtatcgctcttatccagagcaatctAGGTAAATTACTAGCTAACTTTGGGGTAACTTTGACCACTATCTATAGAAAAATAACATGACACACTTGACTGGGAAAAAACTGTAATAAGTATAGTTACTGTGTAATTACAGATTACTTTAACCCTATTACAATGCAATAGTGCAGAAAACAATACGTTTGCTCACCTTTTTTGATCCTCCGCACCACAGAGGGGACCTTCCTGCGTACGCGTGGCTGTCGGTCCTGTGAGGCTACCCGCTCAGGTGACACCACATGGCGAGCGTCATAACTCAGCCCCAACCTGTACAGGTGCCCTCGCACGTGATTGGATAAGCCCACCCCAGACTCaaacacagcaggacagtagggGCAGGACTTCCTTTCTGTTCCAAAAGAAGGGGAGAAGTCATAGTCATAGGAGAGACTCTGGTTGTGTGTGCCGGTGGTGGTGGGTGACTCTGGAGAATCGCCACACACTGAGCTTTCTATACACTCTTCTTTGATGATAAGCTTCTGTATGTCATCGCCGTCATACTCCCCGTCCTTGTCTTCAGTCTTATTAAAATGGTGGTCAACCTGAACGGCGTTCTTTTCCAAACGGCCGATGTCAGCAGCAGGTGCAGGATTCTCTTTGATAGAAGAACCCCTCTGTCTGCGTATGAAGTAGCTACGGGCGTAGGGGTTCCTCTCGTTCTCACTACTATCCAGGAAGTTGGCTGTAGCCTCGCTGGTGTAAGCACTAAAGTCATACGTGTCCTCATAATCAttgtctccctctgtgtcctcAGGAGTGGTAGTCTCTTTTAATTTTGGGTTCAGTTTTGGCAAAACATTATCAACCACCTTGTCCACATTGTTGTGGAAGGGAGTGGACATTTTTCTTTTGGATGGGGTCTTTTGGGTAACAGCTTGTGCCTCTGACTTCCTGCCGGTCAAGTCGTTGCTACCTCCCTGACTCTTGTCAGAGTTGTAGCTATGATACAGCATCTGGCCTGGTTTAATCATCTTGGATGTAAGCAACACATCAACATTTGAGGGATATTTTGTCCTTTCGGAGATTCCTGAAACCACATGGTCGTATAGTTGATTGTCTTCCTCAACATAAGGGAGACCTGTTGTCACGTCTATTTTCTCTGTTGGTTTAGGAGATAATTTGCTTGGCTTGTCACTCCTCCACAGGGATGGTGACAGCTTGTTTGCTGAGCTGACAATGCTGCACTTGAACTGAGAGGAGGTAAGACCTTTGTAAGACTTCTGTgtgtctgctgtctctctcatgtAAAAGTCAGCTACACTACCGGACCAAAAGCGAAAATCCGCTCTTTTCCAGAAAGCAGGCTTTTTAATACAGAACTTTGGCTTTAGCTGCAGTAGTTTTAAATCTGCTGCTTTTTTGGACGGGTCAGCTAGGCTATATTGATCTGGTTGGTTAAGTGCTTTTTTAAATGGCGGATTTTCACATTCATCATCAGAATCAGACTGTTGGTGTATCAGCTCACAATGCCTTTTAAGGCAATCTTCATTCTGGGTGCTGAAATGGCACACTTTACAGTGAAACAGAACATGACTGGATTCATCATTGTTATCTGTAAGAAACTCTGACTCCTCATCTTTGATTACGTTCTTGTACTTGGACTTCAGTGTGTCACAGTGCATTGCGTACAGGTGTGCTTCAAGCTCCCGTTCTGTCAATGCCACGTGGTTGCACTCCGCACAGAGGTAATAACGTTTATCCTTGTTGTGTGTCTTGGCGTACTGGACAAACGTCTTGGGGCAATTGGTCCCGAACACACACTGCGGGCACTGGAGCTTGGCGTTCCTGCCTTCGTCTCTGAGTTTGTTGAGTCCCTGTATCTCCTCCATGAGTTTCTCCCGTCTCTCCTGGTGGATAATCATGTGCTTGAGGAGGGAGCTGCGATCGCGGAACGAACGCCCACACTCCCTGCATATAAAAGGCCGGGGAACTTTCTCGTGGTGGCGTACCTGATGATTTTGCCCATCTAAATGATACATCACATGTCTATGCAAATGCCTTTTCTCCTTGAAATTAACATTGCACATTGTGCATGGGAAGAATGATGGTTCTTGTTCGGATTGCTCTGTCTTAAGCTGTTTTCTACtaaagagggagacggagtgattGTCCTTCGGGCAATCTGCTCTTACAATCAGCTTCTTAATGATTACAGGGCTGTCACTGGGATGCTCTTGACATGAATTCACAGAAGATTGTACATCAGACTTTTTACAGGAGAAATCATCTTCATTTATGTTGGAGATGTCAAAatcctcatcatcctcctcctcttcaataTGCCACTTTTTGTAGGTGTGATTTGTGCTGCAGCTGTAAACTTTTTCAGGAGTGCCTGCCGTACCCACCAGGTGTATTTTACGCTTCCTCTGTCTTTGGTTGGTAAGCTGAGACATCACTCCCACTCCTGCAGTGTTTGTCTCTAAGCTGCTGTCAACTGTGCGATTCTTCCACAACGCCCGTATGAGCTCTTTCTGTGAATCCCAGTGTAGTGCATCAGTCCCGTCAAAACCGTCCGACGAGCTCTCAGAGGACTCTGTGGTGTTTAAGTCCCATATAGATCTAGCTCTAGCCTCGACTCCCTCGGCCGTCCATATTTGGTTAATTGGCGTTTGGTGCGATTGTGGACTGTGGCCTGACAAGGTGGTGTCGAGGGCCTGGTAGGGCAGTTCAGCCTCACTAGCCTCAGAGTCTGATGGTGACGTGTTGTTGGCCCCTGGCTGCGTGGTGGTTAGTGTTTTCAGAACGAGCCCTGCTGGGTTCTTCAGGGCGTCTGATTGAAGCTCACTGGGTGGTGGTAACACCTGAGGGCTTGTGTCCCTCCCAGATTGTCGTAGTTGGGCGTCCTGGGCCTCCACCAGGACATTGTTGGACATTGTGCTGTTTTTGTTCAGGCCACAGCTCTCCTCTGAGGCGGGGTGTGAACCAGGTCCATTAACAAGTGCTCCTGAAGGCAGTGAATGGGCTGCTTGGGCTGTGTGGGGAACAGCAGGGACACTGCTGGGTACAAATGAACTGGGCTGTGCTCCATTTAAAGGGTTTGGGAGTCCGTCAGAAGACAGCTGCTCTGACAGACCTGCAGCATTGTTCTTCAGGGAAGACGTGTGACGCTGTaatggctcctgagtggcaccgGAGCTGTCACACACTGGTTCCAGCACATCTCCTTCTTTGTTCTCTTGTGCATTTGGCTTTATATCAGCCATCTCACCAGTATGTTCTGagaagagggaaacagagagaaataACCAAATCAGCTTTAAACATGCTCAATAATTTATGTCATGTTTTGAGAGCTAAAGGCGGTGAAAAATGCATTATTAAAATGTGTCAAATTGAAATATGTACAGCCCAACCCACCACAATTATCATATCACTACATTGTATATCGTTTCAAAATCAAATGCAGGCTAATACTACGTTGAATAACAAATCCAAACAATTACTATTTTATTCACAGTGTTAAGTTTCAGCTCTGCCTACTTTCTCCCCAACTGTTCCACACAATGAGAGTTTTATCCGCATTACTTCAGCGCTCCTCTCTGGTGCTGCATTATGATTTTCCTCACACCCTCGTCCGCCACTTCTCTTCACAACAAACCCTGCTGTTAGCCCCAGATACCCCGGTGAGGGCTCTTAATTACCAGAGCACACCTCTGGGATACAACCTTCCTGTTCCTCCCCCGAAAGCTCCCAGACGCCTGCTAAAATTGACCAATTTCCATGGGAACAAAGTAGACTTCCAATGAGATCATACTCAGTCTTAGCACTCTGTGATGGTGCCAACACGGGTCCCAGCACGACGCTGTTGTTGCTCCAATCCTGACAAATTGGCATGCGTCGGGCTACACAATCAGTctgtctcacacaaacacacgcatgaacacacacacacacgtgcacacatgcatgcaggcgcacacacgcacacacacaaacacacacacacacacacacagatataaaacacacacacacagctattaaAAAACACAAATATATAAACAGAAAATCAATAGTCGTCAGGACAGATTGCTGAATGTAATAGAGACTCAACTGTTTAAACAAGCCACTTAAAAGAGTGAAAATACATGAATAAAATCTTCTAACATTTAACACTCTTCCTAGCCTTGTAATAGTCAAGCTGTGAGACTAAGAGACGAGGTGATGTATTTTACAGCTTGGTAGAATGTGAAGTGTCCAGGCAGGGTTGTTGTAGCCCTAGCTGATAGACatagggttgcatcccaaatggcaccctattccctatttagtgcactacttttgaccagtacccatagggactctggacaaaagtagtgcactataaggaataggatgccatttggaataAACCGTAGTGTAGTCCACAATGTATGCTCAGTGGATTTGACATGATCCAGTGTTGGCTGCTCTCTACAGGAAGCTACGTCGCTAACGAAGTGGTAAATTCAGTGTTAATGAGTGGCTTCACTGTTACCACCTCTGAGGTAAAACCTTCCGAGCACCATATTCCCTCCATCtgctgtagtgttactgtagggGCTTGGgttagcagggagggagaggcagaaaagACGCTCTGCATTTAAAGCTAACGTCACTGCTACCCCCCTTGAACAGCAGGGTGGCAAATCCATCAGAATATGATTACAGCTTTACATTTAAAGGCTCATTAGCAGCAGTACCAgccaggggtgaaagtaaggcgGTACGGTCCGGTACGGGGTCCCAGGAAAAAAATTGTGGGGGTATGCCGTACCGGTAAATCATGAGCCTATCACAATAATGCAAACAAAATATCAAGAAAACTGTTGGCTATTACACCAATATTTATCAGTAGGCTATCACATGTCAGAGGCATGAAAAATTATCGAATGGACTTGAAAACGGGTGGTATAGCCTGCACTCCAAAATGCGATGTGTTTCAACGAGAACAACGACATTTTGCCAAGGTACAGATGAATGGCCGACACTGAGCTGTGCATGGATAGTAGTGGAAGCATACATTCTGGACTAATGACTATCGCCTAAATGTCATTAGACTttgtggtgttttgtgtaacGGAGGCCTCTTTCCATTCGTCACTGTAGGTTGCGAGTGGATGACGTGCGCGGGTAGCCTAGTAAAGGAGTCCTTTGAattgactggttgtgtttatgccccaatcaatcacatttataatataaagcccttcttacatcagctgatgtcacaaaaggctgtacagaaacacagcctaaaaccccaaacagtaagcattgcaggtgtagaagcacggtggctaggataaaacaccctagaaaggccagaacctaggaagaaacctcgAGAGGATAAAATAAGTcaaacattttaaaagttaaatgacaCATCTTTACAACtaggcccacagagatcctattgaaTTATTATggattctatatgtaattctTGGATTACATAAGAGGTCACCTACCGGGAAGAAATTaaatctactttcacccctggtACTAGCATACAATATGACTTTCCCTCTTTCTGTTCCAAATATAACAACCACAAGCAAGAAGCTAGGGTTCAACAGCAATGccattttaaaacatgtatttgcTTTCATTTACTTCATTTAGTTCATGTGAAAAAGGCTGACTTTGCATTGCCAGAAGCTATTTACAATGATTATAGGCTTAAGTACATTTAAGTCGTCTGCGTAGATCGATCGCTATCTTTTCTATGAGATGTATTACTATTAATCCAGCTCTACATCTTTCCCCAAGACTGGGGAAACGGTATACTGTATATGCGAGAATGTTCAGTAATCATTATGTTCTAGAACATTCTTAAATAAACGCTTTGTGTTCAGCCAAATTCTACTGAatgcattaaaaataaaacacttgaTGAAAGACTTCCCAGATATGTATAATATGTCACTGGGATTTTTCTTTCTTTGAATCCTTTTGGTTCTGGGTGTATCAGCACTTGCAGTAACACTCGTATAGCACCTCATCTTGAGGTTACTGCAGGAAAAACAGTGAGGCGATAATTGCATATTATCATAATTTTTCTGTATTCCCTGAAGATACATAAACCTTTCTGAGATATTTTATAATCAGCT
Encoded here:
- the LOC139406728 gene encoding zinc finger protein 644-like; this encodes MADIKPNAQENKEGDVLEPVCDSSGATQEPLQRHTSSLKNNAAGLSEQLSSDGLPNPLNGAQPSSFVPSSVPAVPHTAQAAHSLPSGALVNGPGSHPASEESCGLNKNSTMSNNVLVEAQDAQLRQSGRDTSPQVLPPPSELQSDALKNPAGLVLKTLTTTQPGANNTSPSDSEASEAELPYQALDTTLSGHSPQSHQTPINQIWTAEGVEARARSIWDLNTTESSESSSDGFDGTDALHWDSQKELIRALWKNRTVDSSLETNTAGVGVMSQLTNQRQRKRKIHLVGTAGTPEKVYSCSTNHTYKKWHIEEEEDDEDFDISNINEDDFSCKKSDVQSSVNSCQEHPSDSPVIIKKLIVRADCPKDNHSVSLFSRKQLKTEQSEQEPSFFPCTMCNVNFKEKRHLHRHVMYHLDGQNHQVRHHEKVPRPFICRECGRSFRDRSSLLKHMIIHQERREKLMEEIQGLNKLRDEGRNAKLQCPQCVFGTNCPKTFVQYAKTHNKDKRYYLCAECNHVALTERELEAHLYAMHCDTLKSKYKNVIKDEESEFLTDNNDESSHVLFHCKVCHFSTQNEDCLKRHCELIHQQSDSDDECENPPFKKALNQPDQYSLADPSKKAADLKLLQLKPKFCIKKPAFWKRADFRFWSGSVADFYMRETADTQKSYKGLTSSQFKCSIVSSANKLSPSLWRSDKPSKLSPKPTEKIDVTTGLPYVEEDNQLYDHVVSGISERTKYPSNVDVLLTSKMIKPGQMLYHSYNSDKSQGGSNDLTGRKSEAQAVTQKTPSKRKMSTPFHNNVDKVVDNVLPKLNPKLKETTTPEDTEGDNDYEDTYDFSAYTSEATANFLDSSENERNPYARSYFIRRQRGSSIKENPAPAADIGRLEKNAVQVDHHFNKTEDKDGEYDGDDIQKLIIKEECIESSVCGDSPESPTTTGTHNQSLSYDYDFSPSFGTERKSCPYCPAVFESGVGLSNHVRGHLYRLGLSYDARHVVSPERVASQDRQPRVRRKVPSVVRRIKKAEKPESQAEHTCPLCWGWFDTKTGLSNHVRGHLKRIGKTSTSTSKSPVCILNELLKDEQEHQNILQILNRKQLISRPIISQKFIGSDGLFLTPMGIPVKIQHGCQLGQNGTPTPWDPSANTPRQEGVEREDFFPKRKSIEIGGVIEPSRSTLGKLLRKRKLDKDDADKNHFTVTKERVEGRQNQQASNLETHWAHERNASNKKICIHCNTTFPSAVSLSNHLRAYARRKRVAMLEGTTYSCILKKPRLRAGPKNTLFSALPCAVEEMYRLTCRFCDLVFQGPLSIQEDWLRHLQRHLMHTSVPRTGAGMVEVLRLHKETPSLPPQEHPSREHPTSNEPPTAHEPQTHHEHSCLEHPSPHDHPLPQQEPPLPNKHPETHKHPELHDEHPLHHAHPSSNEHPSLEQHTATSFPELLPVAS